The following are encoded in a window of Rhodospirillaceae bacterium genomic DNA:
- a CDS encoding sulfite oxidase encodes MSKKADLFELYAEDPEKADRIVFGREAHPDRRGFLKGAGLASMGALIGAAIPFHRNMPSGFIPEALAANKMAIEGKDGLTVLNDRPVNAETPAHLLNDAVTPTARHFIRNNGLVPEDMDPAAWTLRIDGLVNSPATYSIDDLKKKFEVVTQQLTIECGGNGRAFFDPPARGNQWTVGAVASSNWTGVRLADVLKAAGVQPNVVYTAHVGADTHLSGKEGKLPISRGVPIDKAMNPSNLIAFGMNGGPLHAMNGAPLRLVIPGWPGSCSQKWLRRIWLRDKVHDGPKMTGSAYRVPDYPVSPGEKVPKSAMGIIHAMPVKSLITTPKTGLTISGRELEVGGHAWAGDDTVARVDVSMDFGASWQRAELGKPANPYAWQHWKAALKFPQKGYYEVWARATDSRGVIQPFAIAWNPKGYLNNSMHRISVRVS; translated from the coding sequence ATGTCCAAGAAAGCCGACCTGTTCGAACTCTACGCCGAAGACCCGGAGAAAGCCGACCGGATCGTGTTCGGGCGCGAGGCGCATCCGGACCGCCGCGGGTTCCTCAAAGGCGCCGGCCTCGCCAGCATGGGCGCGCTGATCGGCGCGGCGATCCCGTTCCACCGCAACATGCCGTCGGGCTTCATCCCCGAAGCGCTCGCCGCCAACAAGATGGCGATCGAGGGCAAGGACGGGCTCACGGTGCTCAACGACCGGCCGGTCAACGCCGAGACCCCGGCCCATCTGCTCAACGACGCGGTGACGCCGACGGCCCGGCATTTCATCCGCAACAACGGCCTCGTGCCGGAGGATATGGACCCGGCGGCCTGGACGCTGCGTATCGACGGCCTGGTCAACAGCCCCGCGACCTACAGCATCGACGACCTGAAGAAGAAGTTCGAGGTCGTGACCCAGCAGCTCACCATCGAGTGCGGCGGCAACGGCCGGGCCTTCTTCGACCCGCCGGCGCGCGGCAACCAGTGGACGGTCGGCGCGGTCGCCAGCTCGAACTGGACCGGCGTGCGGCTGGCCGACGTGCTCAAGGCCGCGGGGGTCCAGCCGAACGTCGTCTACACCGCCCATGTTGGCGCCGATACGCACCTCTCCGGCAAGGAGGGCAAACTGCCGATCTCGCGCGGCGTGCCGATCGACAAGGCGATGAACCCGAGCAACCTGATCGCCTTCGGCATGAACGGCGGGCCGCTCCATGCGATGAACGGCGCGCCGCTGCGCCTGGTGATCCCCGGCTGGCCGGGCTCCTGCTCGCAGAAATGGCTGCGGCGCATCTGGCTGCGCGACAAGGTCCATGACGGGCCGAAGATGACCGGCAGCGCCTACCGGGTGCCCGACTATCCGGTCTCGCCCGGCGAGAAGGTGCCGAAAAGCGCCATGGGCATCATCCACGCCATGCCGGTGAAATCGCTGATCACGACGCCCAAGACCGGGCTGACCATCTCCGGCCGCGAGCTGGAGGTCGGCGGCCACGCCTGGGCGGGCGACGACACGGTGGCGCGGGTCGACGTGTCGATGGACTTCGGCGCGTCCTGGCAGCGGGCCGAGCTCGGCAAGCCGGCGAACCCCTATGCCTGGCAGCACTGGAAGGCGGCGCTGAAGTTCCCGCAGAAGGGCTATTACGAGGTCTGGGCCCGGGCGACCGACTCCCGCGGCGTCATCCAGCCCTTCGCCATCGCGTGGAACCCGAAGGGCTACCTGAACAACTCGATGCACCGCATCTCCGTACGGGTCAGCTGA
- a CDS encoding VOC family protein — MAKLRHIALQVPDLEKAAGFYERVFGLERVREAESPIGNAVMLSDGVMNLTLLHFPDGKGGQVNGPDWAGLHHMGFVVDDLDETGRRIEDAGGTFFMQLPDHYPGVDAETKYKDNHGIVFDISDHDWTQAGQQGG; from the coding sequence ATGGCCAAACTGCGCCACATTGCGCTTCAGGTGCCGGACCTCGAGAAGGCGGCCGGGTTCTACGAGCGGGTGTTCGGCCTCGAACGGGTGCGCGAGGCGGAGAGCCCGATCGGCAACGCCGTCATGCTGAGCGACGGGGTGATGAACCTCACCCTGCTCCATTTCCCGGACGGCAAGGGCGGCCAGGTCAACGGGCCGGACTGGGCCGGGCTGCACCATATGGGCTTCGTCGTCGACGACCTCGACGAGACCGGCCGGCGCATCGAGGACGCCGGCGGAACCTTCTTCATGCAGCTGCCGGACCATTATCCCGGCGTCGACGCCGAGACCAAGTACAAGGACAATCACGGCATCGTCTTCGACATTTCCGACCACGACTGGACCCAGGCCGGGCAACAGGGCGGATAG
- a CDS encoding isocitrate lyase/PEP mutase family protein, translated as MHRASFRSVLAAHDPLILIGAHDGLSARLIEQAGYPAFFIGGFPLVGARYGVPDIGIKGLGEIAAGVRDILGATGLPVLVDGDDGYGDVKNVAHTVRTYEAMGAGAIMIEDQTWPKRCGHMAGKDVVDSAFMVDKVQAALDARRDPDTMIVARTDARAVHGLDEALRRGRAYVEAGADAIFVEAPETEEELAIVGGAFDVPQLANPLEGGRTPILPPDRLHDLGFDVIVYGISLILRIARTMQDALADFRSGKMKLWETGVGFEEYKRIVGFDDWAATEDRFGRSRNW; from the coding sequence ATGCACCGCGCTTCCTTCCGCAGCGTTCTCGCCGCCCACGACCCGCTGATCCTGATCGGCGCCCATGACGGGCTGAGCGCCCGGCTGATCGAACAGGCCGGCTATCCCGCCTTCTTCATCGGCGGCTTTCCGCTGGTCGGCGCGCGCTACGGCGTGCCGGACATCGGCATCAAGGGCCTCGGCGAGATCGCGGCCGGGGTGCGCGACATCCTGGGCGCGACCGGCCTGCCGGTGCTGGTCGACGGAGACGACGGCTACGGCGACGTCAAGAATGTCGCCCACACGGTCCGCACCTACGAAGCGATGGGCGCCGGCGCCATCATGATCGAGGACCAGACCTGGCCCAAGCGCTGCGGCCACATGGCGGGCAAGGATGTCGTCGACTCCGCTTTCATGGTCGACAAGGTGCAGGCGGCGCTTGACGCAAGGCGCGATCCCGACACCATGATCGTCGCGCGCACCGACGCCCGCGCCGTCCACGGCCTGGACGAGGCGCTGCGCCGGGGCCGGGCCTATGTCGAGGCCGGCGCGGACGCGATCTTCGTCGAGGCGCCGGAGACCGAGGAGGAATTGGCGATCGTCGGCGGCGCCTTCGACGTGCCGCAGCTCGCCAACCCGCTCGAAGGCGGCCGCACGCCGATCCTGCCGCCGGACCGGCTGCACGACCTCGGCTTCGACGTCATCGTCTACGGCATCTCGCTGATCCTGCGCATCGCGCGGACGATGCAGGACGCGCTCGCCGATTTCCGCTCCGGCAAGATGAAGCTGTGGGAGACCGGTGTCGGCTTCGAGGAGTACAAGCGGATCGTCGGCTTCGACGACTGGGCCGCGACCGAGGACCGGTTCGGCCGCAGCCGGAACTGGTAG
- a CDS encoding ferredoxin — protein sequence MKVRVDPERCEGHSRCHALAPELFALDDFGNATAVGDGAVPPGMEEKARLAVANCPEYAVEIAEDAG from the coding sequence ATGAAAGTACGGGTCGATCCGGAACGGTGCGAGGGACACAGCCGCTGCCATGCGCTGGCGCCCGAACTGTTCGCGCTGGACGATTTCGGCAACGCGACGGCGGTGGGCGACGGCGCCGTGCCGCCCGGCATGGAAGAAAAAGCGCGCCTGGCCGTGGCCAACTGCCCGGAATACGCCGTCGAGATTGCGGAGGATGCGGGATGA
- a CDS encoding M20/M25/M40 family metallo-hydrolase, translated as MEQEFQAVLDGIEGDREALAELCLALGNLPDYSGEERQVGEAVVAWLHEAGIEARLQFMAPESVNAIGLVRGTGDRAGGGRSLILNAHIDTQGARPAGGEAAEQRLRGAWIEDGQVFGRGLANDKAQLAAQMIAMRAIVRSGLTLKEDFFLAGSGQETSAPPAAAADIAGWSGVGPAASQVREGYGARWLVEHGVVADYALISEVSDFRVTVAQAGYLRLRIAVPGNLAYTPGLRRNDGPAGSPNPFERASRVVLALEDWARRYETEGQETFRGGTLIPKAQVLEMRPAGPPWTEERDHCHIFFDVRLMPNAHAPSIRRQVREAVAATGIEAQIDAYDFKRGYIAENAEPLLDALRAAHETAVGGPLDYTSALEMSMWRDSNAFNEAGIPAIGYGPPVADPGGPRGAAGVQRPVALDDLVKLAKVFALTALQVCGVAA; from the coding sequence GTGGAGCAGGAATTCCAGGCCGTTCTGGACGGCATCGAGGGCGACCGGGAAGCGCTGGCCGAGCTGTGCCTCGCCCTCGGCAACCTGCCCGACTATTCCGGCGAGGAACGGCAGGTCGGCGAGGCGGTCGTCGCCTGGCTGCACGAGGCCGGCATCGAGGCCCGGCTCCAGTTCATGGCGCCGGAGAGCGTCAACGCGATCGGCCTGGTCCGCGGCACCGGCGACCGCGCCGGCGGCGGGCGCTCCCTGATCCTCAACGCCCATATCGACACCCAGGGCGCCCGGCCCGCCGGCGGCGAGGCGGCCGAGCAACGCCTGCGCGGCGCCTGGATCGAGGACGGGCAGGTGTTCGGCCGCGGCCTCGCCAACGACAAGGCGCAGCTGGCGGCCCAGATGATCGCCATGCGGGCCATCGTCCGGTCCGGGCTGACGCTCAAGGAGGATTTTTTCCTCGCCGGAAGCGGCCAGGAAACCTCGGCGCCGCCCGCGGCTGCCGCGGACATCGCCGGCTGGTCCGGCGTCGGGCCGGCAGCCAGCCAGGTGCGCGAGGGCTACGGCGCGCGCTGGCTGGTCGAGCACGGCGTGGTCGCCGACTACGCGCTGATCAGCGAGGTTTCCGATTTCCGCGTCACGGTCGCCCAGGCCGGCTATCTGCGCCTGCGCATCGCCGTGCCGGGCAACCTGGCCTACACGCCCGGCCTGCGCCGCAATGACGGGCCGGCCGGGAGCCCCAACCCGTTCGAGCGTGCTTCGCGCGTGGTCCTGGCGCTGGAAGACTGGGCCCGGCGCTACGAAACCGAAGGGCAGGAGACCTTCCGGGGCGGCACGCTGATCCCCAAGGCGCAGGTTCTGGAAATGCGCCCGGCCGGGCCGCCCTGGACCGAGGAGCGGGACCATTGCCACATCTTCTTCGACGTGCGCCTGATGCCGAATGCCCATGCACCGTCGATCCGGCGGCAGGTGCGCGAGGCCGTCGCCGCGACCGGTATCGAGGCGCAGATCGACGCCTACGATTTCAAGCGCGGCTATATCGCCGAAAACGCCGAACCGCTGCTCGACGCGCTGCGCGCGGCCCATGAAACGGCGGTCGGCGGCCCGCTCGACTATACGTCGGCGCTCGAAATGAGCATGTGGCGCGACAGCAACGCCTTCAACGAAGCCGGCATCCCCGCCATAGGCTACGGCCCGCCGGTCGCCGATCCTGGCGGGCCGCGCGGCGCGGCGGGCGTACAGCGGCCGGTCGCCCTCGACGACCTGGTCAAGCTGGCGAAGGTGTTCGCCCTGACGGCGCTGCAGGTTTGCGGCGTCGCTGCGTGA
- a CDS encoding Gfo/Idh/MocA family oxidoreductase, giving the protein MTTHRLGLIMNGVTGRMGTNQHLVRSICAIRAEGGVRLDNGDRVVPDPILVGRNEAKLAALAEANGIARWTTDLDAALADPDDTLFFDAATTQMRKDLLLKAIAAGKDIYTEKPVAETLDDALAIARAARDKGVRGGVVHDKLSLPGLIKLRRLRDSGFFGRILSVRGEFGYWVFEGDREPAQRPSWNYRKAEGGGIILDMLCHWRYVLDHTIAPVRAVCCHGAIHIPQRWDEAGEPYDADVEDAAYALFQLEGGIVAQINSSWCTRVRRDDLATFHVDGTHGSAVAGLTRCLVQPRDDTPRPVWNPDVPQTIDFRAGWQEAPDDGAYENGFKTQWQDFIRYLYEDAPWDYTFLSGARGVQLAELGYRSWRERRWVDVPELEL; this is encoded by the coding sequence ATGACAACGCACCGTCTCGGACTGATCATGAACGGCGTCACCGGGCGCATGGGGACGAACCAGCATCTGGTGCGCTCGATCTGCGCCATCCGGGCCGAGGGCGGCGTGCGGCTGGACAACGGCGACCGGGTCGTCCCCGACCCGATCCTGGTTGGCCGCAACGAAGCGAAGCTGGCGGCGCTCGCCGAAGCGAACGGCATCGCGCGCTGGACGACCGACCTCGACGCCGCCCTCGCCGATCCGGACGACACCCTGTTCTTCGACGCCGCGACCACGCAGATGCGCAAGGACCTGCTGCTGAAGGCGATCGCTGCCGGCAAGGACATCTACACCGAAAAGCCGGTCGCCGAGACGCTCGACGACGCGCTCGCCATCGCCCGCGCAGCGCGCGACAAGGGCGTCCGGGGCGGCGTGGTCCACGACAAGCTCAGCCTGCCCGGCCTGATCAAGCTGCGCCGGCTGCGGGACAGCGGCTTCTTCGGCCGCATCCTCTCGGTGCGCGGCGAGTTCGGCTACTGGGTGTTCGAGGGCGACCGGGAGCCGGCGCAGCGGCCGTCCTGGAACTACCGCAAGGCCGAAGGCGGCGGCATTATCCTCGATATGCTGTGCCACTGGCGCTATGTGCTCGACCATACGATCGCGCCGGTCCGGGCGGTCTGCTGCCACGGCGCGATCCACATTCCGCAGCGCTGGGACGAGGCCGGCGAGCCCTACGACGCCGACGTCGAGGACGCCGCCTATGCCCTGTTCCAGCTGGAGGGCGGCATCGTCGCCCAGATCAACTCCTCCTGGTGCACCCGGGTGCGTCGGGACGATCTGGCGACCTTCCATGTCGACGGCACCCACGGTTCCGCCGTCGCCGGGCTGACCCGCTGCCTCGTCCAGCCCCGGGACGACACGCCCAGGCCGGTGTGGAACCCGGACGTGCCCCAGACCATCGATTTCCGCGCCGGCTGGCAGGAGGCGCCGGACGACGGAGCCTACGAGAACGGCTTCAAGACCCAGTGGCAGGATTTCATCCGGTATCTCTACGAGGACGCGCCCTGGGACTACACCTTCCTCTCCGGCGCCAGGGGCGTGCAGCTTGCCGAACTCGGCTACCGCAGCTGGCGCGAGCGACGCTGGGTCGACGTGCCGGAACTGGAGCTCTGA
- a CDS encoding HigA family addiction module antitoxin: protein MTRDPIHPGETLREDLDALGMSAAELARRIEVPVNRITEILNGRRAVTGDTALRLGRFFGTSGEFWLNLQKLYELRRAEQKKGAEIARLPSLDDNRLRASG, encoded by the coding sequence ATGACGCGCGATCCCATCCATCCGGGCGAGACGCTTCGCGAGGACCTCGACGCGCTCGGGATGAGCGCGGCCGAACTGGCCCGGCGGATCGAAGTTCCGGTGAACCGGATTACGGAAATCCTCAACGGGCGGCGTGCCGTCACCGGCGACACGGCGCTGCGTCTGGGACGCTTCTTCGGTACCTCCGGCGAATTTTGGTTGAACCTGCAGAAGCTCTATGAGCTGCGGCGTGCGGAGCAGAAAAAAGGCGCGGAGATTGCCCGCCTGCCTTCGCTGGACGACAACCGGTTGCGCGCTTCAGGCTGA
- a CDS encoding mandelate racemase yields MKITAIREETVSLASGLRNAGIAYDAMTASAVVVETDGDLRGLGFDSVGRYGHGALLRERFIPRLLDAPPGELVDGDGLIDPAAAWRAMMANEKPGGHGERAGAVGVLDMALWDLRARQRGEPAWRTIAGYFGFDGAPDVTVYGTGGHYGADAADTEPLRESLADARGRGFRTFKIKIGGAPLATDLARVEAALEIAGPGALALDTNGVWEPETAAGWLAALADYDLAWVEEPVSPLDYAGLAALAGRFPVPIGTGENLFSFDDARNLERHGGLRPDRDWLQFDISLSYGLPEYVRMVDCFTAKGWSPRRFAPHAGHVLALHTVAALGLGMAEVALDAALPIGGLPGGAVVEDGRVTLPDAPGFGIETMPALYACFSGLLA; encoded by the coding sequence ATGAAGATTACCGCGATCCGCGAAGAGACGGTCTCGCTCGCCTCCGGCCTGCGCAACGCCGGCATCGCCTACGATGCCATGACCGCCAGCGCGGTCGTCGTCGAGACCGACGGCGACCTGCGCGGCCTCGGCTTCGATTCGGTCGGGCGCTACGGCCACGGCGCGCTGCTGCGCGAACGCTTCATCCCGCGCCTGCTCGACGCGCCGCCCGGCGAGCTGGTGGACGGCGACGGCCTGATCGACCCGGCCGCCGCCTGGCGCGCCATGATGGCGAACGAGAAACCGGGCGGCCACGGCGAGCGCGCCGGCGCGGTCGGGGTGCTGGACATGGCGCTGTGGGACCTGCGGGCGCGCCAGCGCGGCGAGCCGGCCTGGCGCACGATCGCCGGTTATTTCGGCTTCGACGGCGCGCCGGACGTAACTGTCTACGGCACGGGCGGCCATTACGGCGCGGACGCCGCCGATACCGAGCCGTTGCGCGAGAGCCTCGCCGACGCGCGCGGTCGCGGCTTCCGGACCTTCAAGATCAAGATCGGCGGCGCGCCGCTGGCGACCGATCTCGCCCGGGTCGAGGCGGCCTTGGAGATTGCCGGGCCGGGCGCCCTGGCGCTCGACACCAACGGTGTCTGGGAGCCGGAAACGGCGGCCGGATGGCTGGCCGCGCTGGCGGACTACGACCTCGCCTGGGTCGAGGAGCCGGTTTCCCCCCTGGACTATGCCGGGCTGGCCGCGCTCGCCGGGCGCTTTCCTGTGCCCATCGGCACGGGCGAGAACCTGTTTTCCTTCGACGACGCCCGCAACCTCGAACGCCACGGCGGCCTCAGGCCGGACCGCGATTGGCTGCAGTTCGATATCTCGCTCAGCTACGGCCTGCCGGAATATGTCCGGATGGTCGACTGTTTCACCGCGAAGGGCTGGTCGCCGCGCCGCTTCGCGCCCCATGCCGGCCATGTCCTCGCGCTCCACACGGTGGCGGCGCTCGGACTCGGCATGGCCGAGGTCGCGCTCGATGCTGCCCTGCCGATCGGCGGCCTGCCGGGCGGCGCCGTCGTCGAAGACGGGCGGGTGACGCTGCCGGACGCGCCCGGCTTCGGCATCGAGACAATGCCCGCGCTCTACGCCTGTTTCTCCGGTCTGCTCGCCTGA
- a CDS encoding TauD/TfdA family dioxygenase, with amino-acid sequence MYGPIDSPADWRGPDLAKRNDWVYQLTAGDRAEIGAGLDRCIAAGRPFAAMTAADLPLPAFAHRLLHARDVLETGCGIFLFRGFPAEGRNIDDLRRLYWGIGRHIGTAVSQSKRGDMLGDVRDIGTDMSGREGRGYTSRAELEFHTDSADVSALFFLRTARSGGLSRFVSSVAIHNEIARQHPEFLKILYEPFIWSRQGQEQPGEAAWYGQPIYGVERGHFASRYIHTHILSARKHHDAPPLTGLQRDALAAIDRLAGDPAFCLDMMLEPGDMVFLNSHTTYHARTEFEDHPEPARRRHLLRLWLSVPNSRPLPEGWSAVYRDRRPGTVRGGFPGHADRPAYATE; translated from the coding sequence ATGTATGGCCCGATCGACAGCCCGGCGGACTGGCGCGGCCCGGACCTGGCAAAACGAAACGACTGGGTCTACCAGCTGACGGCGGGCGACCGGGCGGAGATCGGGGCCGGCCTCGACCGGTGCATCGCCGCGGGCCGCCCGTTCGCCGCCATGACCGCCGCCGACCTGCCGTTGCCGGCCTTTGCGCATCGGCTGCTGCATGCGCGGGACGTGCTGGAAACCGGCTGCGGTATCTTCCTGTTCCGCGGTTTCCCGGCGGAGGGCCGCAACATCGACGATCTGCGCCGGCTCTACTGGGGCATCGGCCGGCATATCGGCACCGCCGTCTCCCAGAGCAAGCGCGGCGACATGCTGGGCGACGTGCGCGACATCGGCACCGACATGTCCGGGCGCGAGGGCCGGGGCTATACCAGCCGGGCCGAACTGGAGTTCCACACCGATTCGGCGGATGTCAGCGCCCTGTTTTTCCTCAGGACGGCCAGGTCCGGCGGACTGAGCCGGTTCGTCAGTTCGGTGGCGATCCACAACGAGATTGCCAGGCAGCATCCGGAATTTCTGAAAATTCTGTATGAACCGTTTATCTGGAGCCGGCAAGGCCAGGAGCAGCCGGGCGAGGCGGCGTGGTACGGGCAGCCGATCTACGGCGTCGAGCGGGGCCATTTCGCCAGCCGCTACATCCACACCCATATCCTGTCGGCCCGCAAGCACCACGATGCGCCGCCGCTGACCGGGCTGCAACGCGACGCGCTGGCGGCCATCGACCGGCTGGCCGGCGATCCGGCCTTCTGCCTCGACATGATGCTGGAGCCGGGCGACATGGTGTTCCTGAACAGCCACACGACCTACCACGCGCGCACGGAATTCGAGGATCATCCGGAACCGGCGCGCAGGCGCCACCTGCTGCGCCTGTGGCTCTCGGTGCCGAACAGCCGCCCGCTGCCGGAGGGCTGGTCGGCCGTCTACCGCGACCGCCGGCCCGGCACCGTGCGCGGCGGCTTTCCCGGCCACGCGGACCGGCCGGCCTACGCCACGGAATAA
- a CDS encoding dihydrodipicolinate synthase family protein: MASVDLPTSDGRIEAYRLSQPLTYEPARADALPRIAYAAAHVVNDPRADADPWLDTALDWEATLAYREHLWSLGLGVAEAMDTAQRGMGLDWPTSHELIRRSVAAARARDGGGLIACGAGTDHLAPGPDTGVDDVIRAYEEQCEAVEAAGGRIVLMASRALAVCAAGPADYEKVYGRILSQVREPVLIHWLGEMFDPALDGYWGDPDHMAAMEVCLSILAAHTEKIDGIKISLLDDGKEIAMRRRLPPSVRMYTGDDFNYPALIAGDTEGFSHALLGIFDAIAPAASAALLAMARQDMDGYFATLAPTVPLSRHIFRTPTRFYKTGVVFMAYLNGHQDHFTLVGGQESARSTLHLSDLFRLADKAGLLRDPERAAARMAAVLAVRGVA; the protein is encoded by the coding sequence GTGGCATCGGTCGACCTGCCGACGAGCGACGGCCGGATCGAGGCCTACCGTCTGTCGCAGCCGCTGACCTACGAACCGGCGCGCGCCGACGCCCTGCCCCGCATCGCGTATGCCGCCGCCCATGTCGTCAACGATCCGCGCGCCGACGCCGACCCCTGGCTCGACACCGCCCTCGACTGGGAGGCGACATTGGCCTATCGCGAGCATCTGTGGTCGCTCGGCCTCGGCGTCGCGGAAGCCATGGACACCGCCCAGCGCGGCATGGGGCTGGACTGGCCGACCTCGCACGAGCTGATCCGGCGCTCGGTCGCCGCCGCCAGGGCGCGGGACGGCGGCGGGCTGATCGCCTGCGGCGCCGGCACGGACCATCTGGCGCCGGGGCCGGACACCGGCGTCGACGACGTGATCCGCGCCTACGAGGAACAGTGCGAGGCGGTCGAGGCCGCGGGCGGGCGCATCGTCCTGATGGCGAGCCGGGCGCTCGCCGTCTGCGCCGCCGGGCCGGCGGATTACGAGAAGGTCTACGGCCGCATCCTCTCCCAAGTGCGCGAGCCGGTGCTGATCCACTGGCTGGGCGAGATGTTCGATCCCGCGCTGGACGGCTACTGGGGCGACCCCGACCACATGGCGGCGATGGAGGTCTGCCTGTCGATCCTGGCGGCCCATACGGAGAAGATCGACGGCATCAAGATTTCCCTGCTCGACGACGGCAAGGAGATCGCCATGCGCCGCCGCCTGCCGCCGAGCGTGCGCATGTATACCGGCGACGATTTCAACTATCCGGCGCTGATCGCCGGCGACACGGAGGGCTTCTCCCACGCCCTGCTCGGCATCTTCGACGCCATCGCCCCGGCGGCGAGCGCCGCGCTTCTCGCCATGGCACGGCAGGACATGGACGGCTATTTCGCGACCCTGGCGCCGACCGTGCCCCTGTCGCGCCACATCTTCCGCACGCCGACGCGCTTCTACAAGACCGGCGTCGTCTTCATGGCCTATCTGAACGGCCACCAGGACCATTTCACCTTGGTCGGCGGCCAGGAGAGCGCGCGCTCGACCCTGCATCTGAGCGACCTGTTCCGCCTCGCCGACAAGGCCGGCCTGCTGCGCGACCCGGAGCGTGCGGCGGCGCGCATGGCCGCGGTGCTCGCGGTTCGTGGCGTCGCCTGA
- a CDS encoding sugar phosphate isomerase/epimerase, whose protein sequence is MRDFSGDTALLSLNTATVQAQWTLAQCIEGCARHDIGGIAPWRDKLAECGARRAARLIRDAGLRVTGLCRGGMFPAATPAGRRAALDDNRRAIDDAAAIGAECLILVVGGLPEGSKDIAGARMQVRDGIAALLDHARAAGMPLAIEPLHPMYAADRACVNTLKQANDLCDSLGASTDGGVGVAVDVYHVWWDPELEAEIARAGAAGRILGFHVSDWLVPTIDLLLDRGMMGDGVIDIPKIRGWVEDAGYSGASEVEIFSKDNWWRREPDDVLATCIERHQTAV, encoded by the coding sequence ATGCGCGACTTTTCCGGCGATACGGCGCTGCTCTCGCTCAACACGGCGACGGTGCAGGCGCAGTGGACCCTGGCGCAGTGCATCGAGGGCTGCGCCCGCCACGATATCGGCGGCATCGCGCCCTGGCGCGACAAGCTGGCGGAATGCGGCGCCAGGCGGGCCGCCCGGCTGATCCGGGACGCCGGCCTGCGTGTCACCGGTCTGTGCCGGGGCGGCATGTTTCCGGCAGCAACCCCGGCAGGGCGGCGGGCCGCCCTGGACGATAACCGCCGGGCCATCGACGACGCTGCGGCCATCGGAGCGGAATGCCTGATCCTGGTCGTCGGCGGCCTGCCGGAAGGCTCGAAGGACATTGCCGGCGCCCGGATGCAGGTGCGCGACGGCATCGCCGCCCTGCTGGACCACGCCCGCGCCGCCGGCATGCCGCTCGCCATCGAGCCGCTGCACCCGATGTATGCCGCCGACCGCGCCTGCGTGAACACGCTGAAGCAGGCCAACGACCTGTGCGATTCCCTGGGCGCCTCGACGGATGGGGGCGTCGGCGTGGCGGTCGACGTCTACCACGTCTGGTGGGATCCGGAACTGGAGGCGGAGATTGCGCGCGCCGGTGCTGCGGGCCGGATTCTCGGCTTCCATGTCAGCGACTGGCTGGTGCCGACGATCGATCTGCTGCTCGATCGCGGCATGATGGGCGACGGCGTCATCGACATTCCGAAAATCCGCGGCTGGGTCGAAGATGCGGGTTATAGCGGCGCTTCGGAGGTCGAGATTTTCTCGAAAGACAACTGGTGGCGGCGGGAGCCGGACGACGTGCTGGCGACCTGCATCGAACGCCACCAAACCGCGGTGTAA